From Fundulus heteroclitus isolate FHET01 chromosome 5, MU-UCD_Fhet_4.1, whole genome shotgun sequence, a single genomic window includes:
- the LOC105936697 gene encoding uncharacterized protein LOC105936697, translated as MTCLQKRVIRVFLLVLIVLLNSFQPCCPVSLAQREDDATGRRGESASAGRERLEHGPQGQPREVIEVSWTPSLDLSSLAELLVPRSDFKPPTNPLRRVRAPKPEQTSNSLALNSSTWTTGEVQVEGRPSAPDPEDGYQADFTGFSVFQGNVLGLLSDSNPHFSEWKAMRPQVECADNVLIFTASGQGYAHLLVDRGSASPISIFQLPSYCGYSVKSSWTELEMMVPYDGCYITQENGSYVLPMVWLGSPLKLSCPMTVSTAIPMYSLSAPSVFCSAYGMAVQIQGQGRGVPVLGVIVDGAKDRFVSDTCASQVDSDAQEVTFLIAHSAPCIVTHDGLQLRLVLDDVQYVLSCPVIPQFPYAPSLPQYPPLSPGEPLPSYVPDPVTPVHTTTLLPSKQAPVDEQTKQIPHFQHYPSSGFLLLPKPFPFALQSPRSPHPTVDNFPESVQKHFQNPSASEKASSSFGSHLPHFPHHFHSKDPSEHQDFELPNHMSQYPYTVLYPYVPFYYQEPTRSAEGNPEPPAGPYYPQYYHQEHRYPMSTATPVTQAPALLPRPSFPPKQPLNPQHQTSPFYPMSYYHQQALSYSASHPAAAQPVGSPDGPRYYSSQPNVLTPFHLQLPPYLPPIKQEPQKPVASHHNFNQGNYPKLHPPPPHHPKVPSRTAAPDWVAPQMAHIQCLKENMSAFLPFADPKSVQVRDPLKSWQSLSSVSPFCGYVLERTAHHGLILRSPLPACHSQLETPTTISLPINYWDFYTGQNRTVNLQCPYQSTPGTPATATPRSFPSPLSTTKDKPGPSVVTRAEVFCSVQQMKVVLPPGPVSEIVLKDTDGNQTSLHEAPKECGYYASEGEDGKIHLFLQLHSHCHMSVQEKMYIINILYTTQSGRKEVKVSCPLVIPRSEHECNLHSEYRLPCGSSSISQTQCLSMGCCFDKHPPACYYPMDECTIDRHMVFSVPASLTDPPLSTALLVAANNSTCKPQRVTPEYALFNIPMDGCGTRRVEVGKTVVYMVEITNIIQTVSLNYGTITRDSPVRLLVECRYMPGTLLSVSYVVKTPTFGPGIHTQGVFGVQLRIAKDAQYSSYYPQYHQPLHMMLGKPLHLEVRLLNSPDPSLVLLVHFCVAYPRSGKAVWVLLYNGCPNPLDPAPPKTVLSDPTPPSPQSQTRRFTIRTFQFLPDGDFQDTDEEIYFMCSTEICSPRDGPCIEGCFGH; from the exons ATGACTTGCTTACAAAAAAGAGTCATACGTGTATTTTTACTAGTGCTTATCGTGCTTTTGAATTCCTTCCAGCCCTGTTGTCCGGTTAGTTTAGCGCAAAGGGAAGATGACGCGACCGGCCGGCGAGGAGAGTCCGCCTCAGCCGGGAGGGAGAGGCTCGAGCACGGTCCGCAGGGGCAGCCGCGTGAGGTTATAGAGGTTTCATGGACCCCGAGTCTGGATTTATCCAGCCTGGCAGAACTCCTGGTGCCCCGGTCAGACTTCAAGCCTCCCACTAATCCACTCCGCCGTGTCAGGGCACCGAAACCTGAGCAAACCAGCAACAGCTTGGCCCTCAACAGCTCCACCTGGACCACTGGGGAAGTCCAGGTGGAAGGAAGACCCTCTGCTCCAGACCCTGAGGATGGTTATCAAGCTGATTTTACAG gtttttctgTATTTCAGGGGAATGTTTTGGGCCTGCTGTCTGACTCCAACCCACATTTCTCTGAATGGAAGGCTATGAGACCTCAGGTGGAGTGTGCTGATAATGTCTTGATCTTTACTGCTTCAGGTCAAGGCTACGCACACCTCCTGGTTGACAGAG GGAGTGCCTCTCCCATCTCCATCTTCCAGCTACCTTCCTACTGTGGCTACTCAGTGAAGTCCTCATGGACCGAGCTGGAGATGATGGTGCCATATGATGGCTGCTACATCACTCAAGAG AATGGCAGTTACGTGCTGCCCATGGTGTGGTTGGGGAGCCCACTGAAGCTGTCCTGCCCCATGACGGTATCCACAGCTATTCCCATGTACTCCCTGTCTGCTCCCTCAGTCTTCTGCTCTGCCTATGGCATGGCGGTGCAGATCCAAGGGCAGGGGCGCGGTGTACCTGTCCTCGGCGTCATAG TGGATGGAGCAAAGGATCGGTTTGTATCTGACACATGTGCGTCCCAGGTTGACTCTGACGCCCAGGAGGTTACCTTTCTTATCGCTCACAGTGCTCCTTGTATCGTGACTCAT GATGGTCTGCAACTTCGGCTCGTATTGGATGATGTACAGTATGTTCTGTCCTGCCCAGTCATTCCTCAGTTTCCCTATGCTCCCTCCCTGCCTCAGTATCCTCCTCTGTCTCCCGGTGAGCCTCTGCCCTCATACGTCCCAGATCCAGTCACCCCCGTCCACACTACCACTCTCCTGCCCTCAAAGCAAGCCCCAGTTGATGAGCAGACTAAGCAAATCCCACATTTTCAGCACTACCCCTCTTCTGGTTTCCTGTTGCTACCAAAACCGTTCCCTTTTGCCCTACAAAGCCCTCGTTCCCCTCATCCCACCGTTGATAACTTCCCTGAGTCTGTGCAGAAACACTTCCAGAACCCCTCTGCATCTGAAaaggcttcttcttcttttggcaGCCATCTGCCGCACTTCCCTCATCATTTTCACTCGAAGGATCCTTCTGAACATCAGGATTTTGAATTGCCTAACCACATGTCTCAGTATCCATATACTGTGTTGTATCCCTACGTGCCCTTCTATTACCAGGAACCGACCCGATCAGCTGAAGGAAACCCCGAACCTCCAGCAGGTCCATACTATCCTCAGTACTATCACCAGGAACATCGTTATCCTATGTCCACAGCGACACCCGTGACCCAAGCTCCAGCTCTTTTACCTCGTCCGTCCTTTCCACCAAAACAGCCTTTGAATCCACAGCATCAGACTAGTCCGTTTTATCCGATGTCTTACTATCACCAACAAGCACTTTCTTACTCTGCTTcacatcctgctgctgctcaaCCAGTCGGCTCCCCTGATGGTCCCAGATATTATTCCAGCCAACCTAATGTCCTAACTCCCTTTCACCTTCAGCTGCCTCCGTATCTGCCACCAATCAAACAGGAGCCTCAGAAACCGGTAGCCAGTCATCACAACTTCAACCAAGGAAACTACCCTAAACTCCACCCGCCACCTCCCCACCATCCAAAGGTTCCTTCTCGCACCGCAGCCCCGGACTGGGTCGCCCCTCAGATGGCCCATATCCAGTGTCTGAAGGAGAACATGTCAGCTTTCCTGCCTTTTGCTGATCCCAAATCTGTGCAGGTCAGAG ACCCATTAAAGTCATGGCAGTCGCTCTCCAGCGTGTCTCCATTCTGTGGCTACGTGTTAGAGAGGACTGCGCACCACGGCTTAATCCTCCGCTCTCCCCTGCCGGCCTGTCACAGCCAGTTAGAG ACTCCCACAACCATTTCTCTCCCCATAAATTATTGGGACTTCTACACTGGGCAGAATAGGACTGTGAATCTGCAGTGCCCATATCAGAGCACCCCTGGTACTCCAGCAACAGCTACTCCGCGGAGTTTCCCCTCCCCTCTGAGCACCACTAAGGACAAGCCGGGTCCATCCGTTGTCACGAGGGCTGAAGTCTTCTGCTCCGTCCAGCAGATGAAGGTCGTGCTTCCCCCTGGACCCGTTTCAGAAATAGTTCTTAAAG ACACTGATGGGAACCAGACGAGCCTCCATGAAGCCCCTAAAGAATGTGGATATTATGCAAGTGAGGGCGAGGATGGCAAAATCCATTTGTTTCTCCAGTTACATTCACACTGTCATATGAGTGTGCAG gagaagatGTACATTATCAACATCCTCTACACAACACAGAGTGGAAGAAAGGAGGTGAAGGTTTCCTGTCCACTTGTGATCCCGAGGTCTGAGCATG AGTGCAACCTTCACAGCGAATACCGCCTCCCCTGCGGATCCAGCTCTATATCCCAGACACAGTGCCTCTCCATGGGCTGCTGCTTCGACAAGCACCCCCCTGCCTGCTACTACCCAATGGATG AATGCACTATTGACCGCCACATGGTCTTCTCTGTGCCCGCCTCCCTCACGGACCCCCCTCTTTCTACTGCGCTGCTGGTCGCTGCCAACAACTCCACCTGCAAACCTCAGAGAGTGACCCCTGAGTATGCATTGTTCAATATCCCAATGGACGGCTGTGGGACACGCAGAGTG GAGGTGGGAAAGACTGTAGTGTACATGGTGGAGATTACGAACATAATTCAAACTGTCAGCCTTAACTACGGCACCATCACAAGAGATTCCCCCGTCAG ATTGCTGGTGGAGTGCAGGTACATGCCAGGAACACTTCTCAGTGTGAGCTACGTTGTGAAAACTCCCACCTTTGGTCCTGGTATTCACACTCAGGGTGTGTTTGGAGTCCAGCTGAGGATCGCCAAAG ATGCCCAGTACAGCAGTTACTACCCACAGTATCACCAGCCTCTGCACATGATGCTGGGGAAACCTCTCCACCTTGAAGTGCGCCTCCTCAACTCCCCAGATCCCAGTTTAGTGCTGCTGGTGCACTTCTGTGTGGCCTACCCACGCTCTGGAAAAGCTGTGTGGGTGTTGCTTTACAACGG